TTAAACTCGTACGAAACCACCTGATCTTTCGTAAAAAGACCAGTTAAACCTGTCGTTTTTGGCAATTCTTTTTCAATAACACTGGCATCTTTGATGGTTAAAACCGCGTACGCATTGCTATTGCCTACGGCACGCAGCCGGTCCTGCGACCAGCGTTGGATGGACTTGTCCAGTTTTACCGGCAGTTCATGTTCAACATTCGGTGCTTTCAGCGGCGAGCGAAACTCATTGACCACGCGAATTTCACCAACATCCAGCCTGATAGGGGCCAGATGCTGAAACGTAATATCCGCATATTGCTGTTTTTCAGGAACCGACACACAAGAGGCCAAAACCACCCCAAGGATACCCACGACAACAATACGAAAAATAGAAATTATGGCCATTATGTACCTCTTGGTCCTGAACTCACTTTAATCATCAAGCAGTGTGAAGAAGAAAAAAGGCAATCCTATGATCCCTGATCGGCCCCGACAATGTCAGACATTTTAAAGACATACTGCGCACTACAGAACTGGCAATCGGTTTTAATAACGCCGTCATCCGCAAGATCTTCAACTTCGGTTGCTCCGAAAGTCTGCAGGGTTCGGAAAAACCGCTCTTCACTACAACTGCATTTATCCTGCAAAATCTGGGGATCATGAAGCCAGACGCCATCTTCATGAAACAACCGATAGAGCAGCTCTGGTGATCGCATATTCCGATCCGTCAATTCCCCAGACTGAACCGTACTCACAAGGGCCTCTGCATTTCGCCAGGCTTCGTCATGCGCATCCTGATTGAAGATACGGCCATCTTCACTCGGCAGTCGCTGAATCATCAACCCGCCGGCCCGCCATTTACCATCGCGTTTTTCAACACTCGAAATAAGCTTTGTTTCCAGTTGCTCGGATTTATCGAAATAGTCTTCCATACACTGAGAAAGACTTTCCCCTTCCAGCGCGACAATCCCCTGATAGCGTTGATCCGTATCTTTTGCATCGATCGTAAAGGCGATATATCCCTTGCCCAGATACTGTTTGACCAGATCCGTTGACGGGGCTCCTTCTGCCTCTGCAAGCTTGTCAGGATCGAAGGCTGCGTATCCGCGCAAATGACCGGGCGTCGTCATGTCTGACGCCAGCATGGTAATGGCACCGTCGCTTTTCGTCTGAACCGTAAAAATACCCTCAAATTTCAGCGCCCCGCCAAGGACCGCTGACAAAACAAGCGTTTCCCCCAAAAACCGAGCAACGACCTCGGGGTAGTCGTGCCTGTTCAATATATCATCGACACATTTTCCAAGCCGAACGAGACGTCCGCGAACACCCGCTTCAGCCATCTGGAAAGGCTGAATGAGATCATCCGTTAAAATGACTGTATCCTGTTTGTCAGACATTGGTAGGTCCTACCTGTACTATTCGCCGATTTTACCAAGGCACCAACGCAGCACGGCCTTTTGGGCGTGCAAACGATTTTCGGCTTCATCAAAAATTACCGATTGCGGACCGTCCATCACGGCCGCAGTTGCCTCCTCCTCGCGATGCGCAGGGAGGCAATGCATGAATATGGCGTCTGTCGCCGCTTTTTCCATCAATTTTTCATCAATCTGAAACGGCGCGAGCATATTGTGACGATCGCCCGCATCATCACCCATGGAAACCCAGGTATCTGTAACCAGACAATCTGCCCCTGCGGCGGCTTCTTCGGCGCTTTGGGTTACGTAAACCGAAGCCCCCATTTCCTTGGCCCAGTCCAGCGCCCGTTGATCTGGTGTCAGCTCTTTCGGGCAGGCAATGCGAAATTCAAAGTCAAACTGGCCGGCCGCATGGATCCACGAAGTAACCATGTTATTACCATCCCCGCTCCACGCCACAACCTTATTGGTAATCGGCCCTTTATGTTCTTCAAACGTCATGACATCCGCCATCAACTGACAAGGATGACTGTTGTTGCTCAGACCATTAATGATCGGGATAGACGCATTCTCGGCCAGTTCAATCAATTTTGAATGGTTATCTGTTCGCAACATGATCGCATCCACAAAGCGGGACAGAACCTGCGCCGTATCCGCAATGGATTCGCCGCGTCCCAATTGCATGTCTGCGCTGTTCAGAACCATCGTATCGCCGCCCAGCTGACGCATGGCCATATCGAAAGAAACACGGGTCCGTGTTGATGGGAACTCAAAAATCGCTGCAAGCGTATGCCCTTCAAGGGAACGCCCGGTATCTGCTGTGCCTTTAGGAAAACCCGCTCGTGCTTTTTTAACGGCGATGCCGTCATCAATCATCGTCCGCAGGTCACTTTTCGATACTTCATGCAAATCCAGAAAATGTGTTGGGTTCGTCATCAGGCCAGCTCCTCACAGGATTTTTCCAGTGCCGCAATAAATTCGTTTATCTGTTTTTCTTCAATAATGAGCGGCGGCAAAAGGCGCACCACGTTGTCCCCCGCTTTTGCGGTTAAAACGCCATGCTTTTGCAGCGTCTCGATCAGCGTTCCATTCTCGACCTTACATTTCAGGCCTAAATGTAAACCAACACCGCGCAATTCTTCCAGCACCGTTGGATAACGATCTACAACGCCGTTTAGAGACTGCTTCAAATGGCCTGAGATCCGCTGGACATTTTCCAGAAATCCGTCTTCCGTCATGACATCAAAAACCGTTGTCGCCACCGCCATGGCAAGCGGGTTTCCTCCATAGGTTGACCCATGGCTCCCAACGGTCATGCATTTGGCGACTTTCTCCACGGCCAGGCAGGCCCCGACAGGAAATCCGTTCCCCAGGGCTTTGGCCGATGTCATGATATCCGGCTCAACGCCAGTTTGCTCGTAGGCAAAAAGGGTTCCGGTTCTGCCCATACCCGTTTGAATTTCGTCAAACATCAACAGCAATCCTTGTTCGTCACACAGGGCGCGCAATGCTTTCAGAAAGGCAGGGTCCACAACTTTAATACCGCCTTCCCCGAGGATCGGCTCAATAATGATCCCGGCGGTCTCTGGCGTGATCGCAGCTTTAACCGCTTCGATATCGCCAAGCTCAACATGATCATAACCGTCGGCAACCGGTCCGAACCCTTCAAGCAGTTTGTCCTGCCCTGCGGCGGCAATCGTTGCCAGTGTGCGCCCATGAAACGATTGATTAAAACCGATCACCCGGAATTTTTCAGGCTGCCCGTTTGTGCTGAAATATTTACGGATCATTTTCAGACCGCATTCGTTGGCCTCAGCCCCCGAGTTACAGAAATAAACGGCATCTGCAAACGTCGCATCCACCATTTTCTGGGCCAGAATTTTCTGTTCCGGGATGGTAAACAGGTTTGCAACATGCATCAGCCTGGATGCCTGTTCCTGAACTGTCTTGACGATCGCCGGATGGGCATGCCCCAGTGACGTGACCGCAATTCCGGCGTAAAAATCGAGATATCGTCGGCCATCATTTCCGATCAAGTACGCGCCCTCTCCTTTTTCAAAGGAAAGTTCTGCAGGGGCATAGTTTGATAACAAAGCGGGAATCATGTGCCTTCTCCACGACAAATCGACAAAATGTCATTTAGTGAATGGCTCCGAATCATCCTGTTTGATGAATTATCGGAGCCCAGAAAGCGCGGAAGTATTGACAGGCGGATCTATCCTGTCAATCAAACTCTGCTTTTGAAGGCTGTTTTCTATGCTTTTAGTTTAAAACCTTTGCGAAAAAGCAACCAAACGACAGCGTAGAGGAATAAATCAAGCAACCCGACGATGATGGCACCCTGCACAAGAGAGCTGTCAGATGTCCCGATAAACCCATACCGGAAACCGTCGATCATGTAGAAAAAGGGATTGATATGGCTGAGGTCGTACCAGATGCCGCTCAATCGCTCGACCGAATAGAATGTTCCTGAGAGAAAGGAGAGCGGCATAATCACAAAATTCGTCACCGCAGCAATATGATCGAATTTGTCTGAAATGATGCCACCAATAATGCCAAGCAATGACAGCATCAAACCCGCGGCAACCAGGAAATACAAAATGGCTGGCAGGGAATGGATTTGAAGGTCGATAAAGAACCACATGCACACGGTCACAACCAGCCCGACAACCATTCCCCGGGCGAGGCCGGACAACGCATAGGCCAGTGTCAGCTCAGACGCCGAAAGCGGTGGCATCAGGACGTCCACAATATTCCCTTGAACTTTCGCAATCACCAGCGAAGAGGATGTATTTGCAAAGGCGTTTTGAATAACCGACATCATGATGAGGCCCGGCGCCAGAAAGTTGGCAAAACTGACGGCACCGTCATAGCGTTCGCCATTCCCGAAAGCGAGCGTGAAGATGGCCAGAAACAGCATAGTGGTCATCATAGGAGCAAAAACGGTTTGCAGGGGAACCTTGAGGAACCGTTTAATTTCCTTCGAAAGGAGCGTATAAAGACCCAGCCAGTTTAAAAAAGCGGCGCGACCTGTTACCGGCCGGTCAGCATTTGAAAGGGCGGTCTGATTTTCTGTTGTGCGGATTGTCATGGGCCTTTAAATATTCCCTATAGACAAAAGGTGCAAGCTATCCTTGTCACAGTTTTTGTGAAAATTGGAACAATCAAGCATATAGACACCATCATTACGACAGGTTGGAGAAGGTTATGTCCGTTAAAATATTACACAATCCAAGATGCAGCAAATCCCGCCAGACACTCGATCTTATTCGGGAAAAAGGGATTGAGCCGCTGGTCATCGAATATTTAAAAACCCCGCCAACCAAACAGGAATTGACTGAAATTCTGTCAAAGCTTGGTATTAAACCCCGGGATTTAATGCGCAAAGGGGAAGCCGAATACAAAGAAAACAGCCTTTCAGATCCCTCTCTTAGCGATGAGCAGCTTATTGACGCAATGGTCGCAATTCCCAAACTGATTGAGCGTCCCATTGTTCTTAACGGGGACAAAGTGCGCATTGGTCGCCCGCCTGAATCTGTCCTTGAAATTCTATAAGAGAAACGGCTCAGACTTTGGTGGACACAACAGACGATCTCGTCATCGGCCTGCGAGCAGGGAACCGCGCGGCCCTGGCACGCGCCATAACCCTTGTTGAAAATAATGGCAAGGGAACCGGCGACCTGCTGCAAAAGCTGGCACCCTCTCTTGGTCATTCGATGGTTGTTGGCTTCACCGGGGCCCCGGGGGCTGGCAAGTCGACGTTGGTTGGCGCGTATGTCAGGGAATTGCGAAGCCGGGGAAAATCTGTTGGTGTGATTGCGGTCGACCCGTCCAGCCCGTTAAGCGGCGGGGCCGTTCTTGGCGATCGCATTCGGATGAGTGAACATGCGACCGATCCCGACGTTTTTGTGCGCAGCCTCGCCTCTCGCGGACATTTAGGGGGCCTGAGCCGATCCGCGTCCCATGTAATCGACATAATGGATGCCTTCGGCAAGGACGTTATTGTTCTGGAGACTGTGGGAGCAGGTCAGTCTGAGGTTGAGGTGGCCGATATTGCCGATGTCAAAGTGGTGGTCTGCGCCCCCGGCCTTGGGGATGATGTTCAGGCGATTAAAGCCGGCATTCTGGAAATTGCGGATATTCTTGTGGTCAACAAAGCGGATAATCCGTTGGCAGAGCGCACCGCCCGCCAGCTTGAAGCCCGGACAACCGGTGCGTTAAGCCGCAAAATCCCGGTCCTTAAAACAATTGCCGTGGAAAATCAGGGACTGGACCTATTATCGGAAGCGATTGAAACACAGCATCATTTACGAGATCACGCCCAGAAAGAAAAAGACCGGCCCCGAAAACTGCTTAAAACCACGACACTGGAATTTCTGTCGTCAAAACTGGACGAAGACAATCAAGCTCTTGATTTAATATCAGAAAAACTAGTGCGGGGGGAAATCAGCTTTGAAGAAGCGGCCCGTCAGTGCCTCGAAATCGCCTCCAAACAAGTGTGATCTACGCCTCTTTATGTGCATTTCTCAACTTCCAGCTTTTCATTGCAGCGCACAATATATAAGCTGTCGCACAAGCCAGGGCGCAAACACCCCGGAATGATAATAAAACATAAAGAGGAGATTTCTCATGGCAGAAGCCGTCATCGTTTCCACAGCACGAACCCCCATTGGTAAAGCCTATCGCGGCGCCTTCAACAACACCCATGGCGCAGATCTGGGTGGCCATGTGATCAAGCATGCCGTCGAACGGGCTGGAATTGATCCCGCTGAAGTAGAAGACGTCTTAATGGGTGTTGCCAATCCAGAAGGTGCAGCAGGCGGCAATATTGCCCGACAGGCCCTTTTGCGCGCCGGCCTTCCAATCACAACATCCGGTGCAACCGTCAATCGCTTTTGTTCCTCAGGATTGCAAACAATCTCGATGGCCGCTCAGCGCGTGATTGCAGACGGGGTTCCGGTAATGGTTGCCGGTGGTCTGGAAAGCATCAGCCTTGTTCAAAATGAACATATGAACCAGTTCCGCTATCAAAATGAATGGCTGGTCGCGAATAAACCTGCCATTTACGACCCAATGCTGAAAACAGCTGAAACTGTTGCAACACGGTATGGCATTTCTCGCGATGCGCAGGACGAATATGGTTACCAGAGCCAGATGCGAACCGCTGCGGGGCAAGAAGCCGGCCGCTTCGACAAAGAAATCGTGCCAATGACCACCAAAAAACTGTTGGTCAACAAGGAAACCGGCGAAACACTTGAAGAAGAAGTGACCCTGACCAAAGACGAAGGCAATCGCCCGGAAACAACACTCGAAGGCTTGCAAAGCCTGAAACCTGTTATGGGTGAGGACTGCTTCATCACCGCCGGTAACGCAAGTCAGCTTTCTGACGGTGCTTCCGCCTGTGTTGTGATGGACTCAAAACTTGCCCAACAGCGCAATATCGAGCCACTCGGCACTTACCGCGGACTTGTCGTCGCTGGTTGTGAGCCAGATGAAATGGGAATTGGTCCTGTCTATGCTATCCCAAAATTGCTGGAACGCAACGGTCTGAAAATGGATGACATTGGTCTTTGGGAACTCAACGAAGCCTTTGCTGTTCAGGTTCTGTATTGCCGTGACAAACTGGGTATTCCAAACGAACTGCTGAACGTTGATGGTGGCGCAATTTCCATCGGCCATCCTTACGGTATGTCCGGTGCCCGTATGACAGGCCACGCCTTGATTGAAGGAAAACGCCGCGGCGCAAAATATGTCGTGACAACAATGTGTATTGGCGGCGGAATGGGCGCAGCAGCTCTGTTCGAAGTCAACTAAGCAACGCACCAACCCATAAAACCGGCCCCGTAAAAAGGGCCGGTTTTTTTGTGCCTTCACAGGAAATAATCAATCCTTGCGTCATCATAGGGCCACCATTTTTTGAACGTTTTCCCCCTCAGAGAAATGGCCTTAATGGCGGACACATCCACTGATCGGCCCAAGACCTTTTGGCTAGGGTACAAACAAAACTTTGAATACAAGGATCCTTCTCTCATTTTCTGAAAAACGCCAAAAAGTGTTAATCGCTTTCCGGCCCCCGCCTTTTGTATTTCTTTATAGTTTTTTCATTATATTAGAGTACCTTAGAAAGATGGCACAGGATTTTGAGGATACAGAAGAGGCGCTTGACCTGATCCCTTCTGATTTGGACGAGGCAACCCATGCGGAAATGCTGGCGCTTTACCGGGAAAGTACGCGAACCATGCTGTTTGCAAAAACCCGGCAATGGCGGACGCTAGGGGCGGCGTGCCTGTCCCATGCTGCGTTGGTAACAATCGGACATTTACTCGCCAAAGAAACTTTTCATCATCAGGCATTGGTCATTCTCTCATTTTTGATTTCTGCCATCAGTGTGTGCATTTTGGTCATCTATCAATTTTGGCAGCATACTGAAATGCAAAAGCTGCGCCGGATAACAGGTTTTCTGTCCAGTTATTTTCAACATATCCGGCATATCAAATCGCGGAGTGAAGCAAACATTCACCGTTATATCCTGCTGGTAATCATGATTATTTCCATCGTCGTGTCGAATACGATTGCGTATATTGCCTACCTGCCATTACTGTCTGTTGGCACCCCGTAGCATCAGTATTTGGTAATTTTTTCGCTGTATCACTTCCCCATAACGCCCTATGACAAGAACCGTCAGGTGACTTCCTTCTACTGGTGAAACGCCTAATAATAAAAAACAGGGATCACGAATGCGCCCCGCACCAACAAAAAAAACGCTTGGCTATCTTGCTGCTTTCACAATTGTATTTCTTTGGTCCGGATGGATCGTGACCAGCCGTTTCGGCGCAACCTCGGCTCTAACCATTTATGATATTACCGCCATGCGGTACGGTATATCCGGACTGATCGTGCTTCCGATCGCTTTTTATTATAAGCCATGGCGAGGTTTAACAATCCGGCGGATTGCCGCCGTTTCATTGTTCTCCGGCTTTCCTTACACCCTCGTGGTCTATCAAGCCTTCACATTGGCCCCCGCCGCCCATGGCGGGGTCTTCATGAACGGGGTTCTCCCGGCCATTACGGTAGGACTTGGCTGGCTTTGGTTTAAAGATAAGCCACACCGGGTTCAAATAGGAGGAACCGTCTTGATCATCATCGGGGCCTCGGTGACATTGTTTGGCAGCGATGCCAACCAAATGGATACCAGTTGGCAGGGCGACCTGTTGTTTATGCTGGGGGGCTTATGCTTCGCCCTTTACATGGTAATGACCCGACTTTGGTCGCTTACAGCAACCCAGGTTCTTTTCTGCTCCTCCGTTGTGAACGGGGTTATTTTTACGCCCCTCTGGTTTTTCTTCCTGCCAAGCGGGCTTTCCGAAGCAAGCGCCCTGGATATTGGGTTGCAGGCCCTGTATCAGGGAATATTGGCAACATTGTTCGGTATGGTCATCGTGGCGTTTGCTGTCCGTCATATCGGTGCGCCGCCAACCGCCGCTTTTATGTCAGGCGTGCCTGCCATTGCGGCGTTTCTTGGGGTTCTTCTTTTGGGGGAAGAATTTGGTCTGATGGGCTGGATCAGCATTCTCATTCTGACGCCCGGAGTGTTAATGACAGCCCTTTGGAACAGCCACGCACCCACACAGAAAACCTGAATAAGTCCAATAAAAAGCCCCGGCAAACTGTCCGGGGCAATCCATCATTTTTAATCGGTGACGTCCCTAGCGAGTAGGTGTCGGAACATCTGTCGTGTAATCGTAAAAACCACGACCGGTTTTTTGGCCCAGCCAACCAGCTTCAACATATTTCACAAGAAGCGGGCAAGGACGGTATTTCGTATCCGCCAGCCCTTCATACAGAACCTGCATGATCGAGAGGCACACATCC
This region of Sneathiella aquimaris genomic DNA includes:
- the argF gene encoding ornithine carbamoyltransferase; translated protein: MTNPTHFLDLHEVSKSDLRTMIDDGIAVKKARAGFPKGTADTGRSLEGHTLAAIFEFPSTRTRVSFDMAMRQLGGDTMVLNSADMQLGRGESIADTAQVLSRFVDAIMLRTDNHSKLIELAENASIPIINGLSNNSHPCQLMADVMTFEEHKGPITNKVVAWSGDGNNMVTSWIHAAGQFDFEFRIACPKELTPDQRALDWAKEMGASVYVTQSAEEAAAGADCLVTDTWVSMGDDAGDRHNMLAPFQIDEKLMEKAATDAIFMHCLPAHREEEATAAVMDGPQSVIFDEAENRLHAQKAVLRWCLGKIGE
- the meaB gene encoding methylmalonyl Co-A mutase-associated GTPase MeaB, with translation MDTTDDLVIGLRAGNRAALARAITLVENNGKGTGDLLQKLAPSLGHSMVVGFTGAPGAGKSTLVGAYVRELRSRGKSVGVIAVDPSSPLSGGAVLGDRIRMSEHATDPDVFVRSLASRGHLGGLSRSASHVIDIMDAFGKDVIVLETVGAGQSEVEVADIADVKVVVCAPGLGDDVQAIKAGILEIADILVVNKADNPLAERTARQLEARTTGALSRKIPVLKTIAVENQGLDLLSEAIETQHHLRDHAQKEKDRPRKLLKTTTLEFLSSKLDEDNQALDLISEKLVRGEISFEEAARQCLEIASKQV
- the arsC gene encoding arsenate reductase (glutaredoxin) (This arsenate reductase requires both glutathione and glutaredoxin to convert arsenate to arsenite, after which the efflux transporter formed by ArsA and ArsB can extrude the arsenite from the cell, providing resistance.), with amino-acid sequence MSVKILHNPRCSKSRQTLDLIREKGIEPLVIEYLKTPPTKQELTEILSKLGIKPRDLMRKGEAEYKENSLSDPSLSDEQLIDAMVAIPKLIERPIVLNGDKVRIGRPPESVLEIL
- a CDS encoding Hsp33 family molecular chaperone HslO is translated as MSDKQDTVILTDDLIQPFQMAEAGVRGRLVRLGKCVDDILNRHDYPEVVARFLGETLVLSAVLGGALKFEGIFTVQTKSDGAITMLASDMTTPGHLRGYAAFDPDKLAEAEGAPSTDLVKQYLGKGYIAFTIDAKDTDQRYQGIVALEGESLSQCMEDYFDKSEQLETKLISSVEKRDGKWRAGGLMIQRLPSEDGRIFNQDAHDEAWRNAEALVSTVQSGELTDRNMRSPELLYRLFHEDGVWLHDPQILQDKCSCSEERFFRTLQTFGATEVEDLADDGVIKTDCQFCSAQYVFKMSDIVGADQGS
- a CDS encoding acetyl-CoA C-acyltransferase — encoded protein: MAEAVIVSTARTPIGKAYRGAFNNTHGADLGGHVIKHAVERAGIDPAEVEDVLMGVANPEGAAGGNIARQALLRAGLPITTSGATVNRFCSSGLQTISMAAQRVIADGVPVMVAGGLESISLVQNEHMNQFRYQNEWLVANKPAIYDPMLKTAETVATRYGISRDAQDEYGYQSQMRTAAGQEAGRFDKEIVPMTTKKLLVNKETGETLEEEVTLTKDEGNRPETTLEGLQSLKPVMGEDCFITAGNASQLSDGASACVVMDSKLAQQRNIEPLGTYRGLVVAGCEPDEMGIGPVYAIPKLLERNGLKMDDIGLWELNEAFAVQVLYCRDKLGIPNELLNVDGGAISIGHPYGMSGARMTGHALIEGKRRGAKYVVTTMCIGGGMGAAALFEVN
- a CDS encoding DMT family transporter encodes the protein MRPAPTKKTLGYLAAFTIVFLWSGWIVTSRFGATSALTIYDITAMRYGISGLIVLPIAFYYKPWRGLTIRRIAAVSLFSGFPYTLVVYQAFTLAPAAHGGVFMNGVLPAITVGLGWLWFKDKPHRVQIGGTVLIIIGASVTLFGSDANQMDTSWQGDLLFMLGGLCFALYMVMTRLWSLTATQVLFCSSVVNGVIFTPLWFFFLPSGLSEASALDIGLQALYQGILATLFGMVIVAFAVRHIGAPPTAAFMSGVPAIAAFLGVLLLGEEFGLMGWISILILTPGVLMTALWNSHAPTQKT
- a CDS encoding aspartate aminotransferase family protein, which codes for MIPALLSNYAPAELSFEKGEGAYLIGNDGRRYLDFYAGIAVTSLGHAHPAIVKTVQEQASRLMHVANLFTIPEQKILAQKMVDATFADAVYFCNSGAEANECGLKMIRKYFSTNGQPEKFRVIGFNQSFHGRTLATIAAAGQDKLLEGFGPVADGYDHVELGDIEAVKAAITPETAGIIIEPILGEGGIKVVDPAFLKALRALCDEQGLLLMFDEIQTGMGRTGTLFAYEQTGVEPDIMTSAKALGNGFPVGACLAVEKVAKCMTVGSHGSTYGGNPLAMAVATTVFDVMTEDGFLENVQRISGHLKQSLNGVVDRYPTVLEELRGVGLHLGLKCKVENGTLIETLQKHGVLTAKAGDNVVRLLPPLIIEEKQINEFIAALEKSCEELA
- a CDS encoding ABC transporter permease, with the translated sequence MTIRTTENQTALSNADRPVTGRAAFLNWLGLYTLLSKEIKRFLKVPLQTVFAPMMTTMLFLAIFTLAFGNGERYDGAVSFANFLAPGLIMMSVIQNAFANTSSSLVIAKVQGNIVDVLMPPLSASELTLAYALSGLARGMVVGLVVTVCMWFFIDLQIHSLPAILYFLVAAGLMLSLLGIIGGIISDKFDHIAAVTNFVIMPLSFLSGTFYSVERLSGIWYDLSHINPFFYMIDGFRYGFIGTSDSSLVQGAIIVGLLDLFLYAVVWLLFRKGFKLKA